In the Osmerus eperlanus chromosome 27, fOsmEpe2.1, whole genome shotgun sequence genome, one interval contains:
- the LOC134013586 gene encoding RING finger protein 145-like, which produces MALKERMEAVLNVGLRVPSIMLLEVLYRWDVSSFFQKIQRSSLNNNPLFQYKYLALYLHYVGYILSLVLLTLPRQHLVRLYLYVLTALLLFAGHQVSRDYVRSELDSGYEGPLYLEPLSMNRFTTALIGQLVVCTLCSCVMQTKRIWLFSAHLLPLVARLCLVPLETIVFINRFSMIFTGLEVFYFLASNLLVPYNLAKTAYRQLVQVVEVYGLLALGMSLWNQLVLPLLFMCFWLVLFTLQIYSYFSTRDQPTSRERLLFLFLTSIAECCSTPYSLLGLVFTVSFIALGVLTLCKFYLQGYRAFINDNTMHRGMTEGITLLILAVQTGLIELQVIHRAFLLSIILFIVVASILQSMLEIADPIVLALGASRDKSLWKHFRAVSLCLFLLIFPAYMAYMICQFFHMDFWLLIIISSSILTSLQVLGTLLIYILFMVEEFRKEPVENMDDVIYYVNGTYRLLEFLVALCVVAYGVSETVFGEWTVMGSTIIFIHSYYNVWLRAQLGWQSFLLRRDAVNKIKSLPTASHAQLLNYNDICAICYQDMKCAVITPCSHFFHAACLKKWLYVQETCPLCHSQLKSQSQPVPPAPAPANHNPAEVGEAVPSAGGAEKLPVEGGGGEGGSMDNSATAPGPAPDTLADAPQVPLPPPSPEQGGEEPPSGKEDPSGSDSSHPESTVTHPEPSLDNATSDGQIIGPSLGQGVADVNHTPGATPPPDVPAEPQSPPP; this is translated from the exons ATGGCGTTAAAGGAGCGTATGGAGGCGGTGCTTAACGTGGGTCTGCGTGTGCCCAGCATCATGCTCCTGGAGGTGCTGTACCGCTGGGACGTGTCCTCCTTCTTCCAGAAGATCCAGAGGTCCAGCCTCAACAACAACCCCCTGTTCCAGTACAAGTACCTGGCCCTCTACCTGCACTATGTCG gttATATCCTGAGCCTGgtgctcctcaccctgcccaggCAGCACCTGGTCCGCCTCTACCTGTACGTCCTCACTGCCCTGCTGCTGTTTGCTGGACACCAGGTCTCCAG GGACTATGTCCGTAGTGAGCTGGACTCGGGCTATGAGGGCCCTCTCTACCTGGAGCCCCTGTCCATGAACCGCTTCACCACCGCCTTGAtcg gtcAGCTGGTGGTGTGCACCCTCTGCTCCTGCGTCATGCAGACCAAGCGCATCTGGCTGTTCTCAGCCCACCTGCTCCCCCTGGTGGCCAGGCTGTGCCTCGTCCCTCTCGAGACCATCGTCTTCATCAACCGCTTCTCCATGATCTTCACAGGCCTGGAGGTCTTCTACTTCCTGGCCTCCAACCTGCTGGTGCCCTACAACCTGGCCAAGACGGCCTACCGCCAGCTAGTACAG GTGGTGGAGGTGTACGGTCTCCTGGCCCTGGGCATGTCTCTGTGGAACCAGCTGGTGCTGCCGCTGCTGTTCATGTGCTTCTGGCTGGTCCTGTTTACCCTGCAGATCTACAGCTACTTCAGTACAAGGGACCAGCCCACCTCCAGAGAGAGgctgctcttcctcttcctcaccag tatTGCAGAGTGCTGCAGTACTCCCTACTCCCTGCTGGGCCTGGTGTTCACCGTGTCCTTCATCGCCCTGGGCGTCCTCACCCTCTGCAAGTTCTACCTGCAGGGCTACCGGGCCTTCATCAATGACAACACCATGCACag ggggATGACTGAGGGCATCACCCTGCTTATCCTGGCCGTGCAGACGGGGCTGATAGAGCTGCAGGTCATCCACAGAGCCTTCCTCCTCAGCATCATCCTCTTCATCGTGGTGGCCTCCATCCTGCAGTCCATGCTGGAGATCGCTGACCCCATCGTCCTGGCTCTGGGGGCCTCACGGGACAA gagccTGTGGAAGCACTTCCGTGCCGTGAGCCTGTGTCTGTTCCTGCTCATCTTCCCTGCCTACATGGCCTACATGATCTGCCAGTTCTTCCACATGGACTTCTGGCTGCTCATCATCATCTCCTCCAGCATCCTCACTtcgctgcag GTCCTGGGCACTCTGCTCATCTACATCCTCTTCATGGTGGAGGAGTTCCGCAAGGAGCCCGTGGAGAACATGGACGACGTGATCTACTACGTGAACGGCACGTACCGGCTGCTGGAGTTCCTGGTGGCGCTGTGCGTGGTGGCGTACGGTGTGTCGGAGACGGTGTTCGGGGAGTGGACGGTGATGGGCTCCACCATCATCTTCATCCACTCCTACTACAACGTGTGGCTGCGCGCGCAGCTGGGCTGGCAGAGCTTCCTGCTGCGGCGGGACGCCGTCAACAAGATCAAGTCCCTGCCCACCGCCTCCCACGCGCAGCTGCTCAACTACAACGACATCTGCGCCATCTGCTACCAG gataTGAAGTGTGCGGTCATCACACCCTGCAGCCATTTCTTCCACGCCGCCTGTCTGAAGAAGTGGCTCTACGTCCAGGAGACCTGCCCCCTCTGCCACAGCCAGCTCAAGAGCCAATCACAGCCCGttccccctgcccccgcccccgccaATCACAACCCGGCAGAGGTGGGGGAGGCGGTGCCATCGGCAGGCGGGGCTGAGAAGCTTCcggtagagggagggggaggagaaggaggcagcATGGACAACTCTGCTACTGCCCCTGGACCAGCCCCTGATACCCTGGCTGATGCCCCCCAggtgcccctgccccccccaagccctgagcaggggggggaggaaccTCCCAGTGGGAAGGAGGATCCCTCCGGTagtgactcctcccaccctgagTCTACAGTCACGCATCCCGAACCCTCATTGGATAACGCCACGTCAGACGGCCAAATCATTGGTCCGTCGCTGGGACAGGGCGTGGCAGATGTCAACCACACTCCCGGagcaacccctccccctgacgtTCCGGCTGAGCCACAGTCTCCGCCCCCCTGA
- the ublcp1 gene encoding LOW QUALITY PROTEIN: ubiquitin-like domain-containing CTD phosphatase 1 (The sequence of the model RefSeq protein was modified relative to this genomic sequence to represent the inferred CDS: inserted 1 base in 1 codon; deleted 1 base in 1 codon) translates to MSVSVIIKWGGQEYSISTLSEEDTVLDLKQSIKSLTGVLPERQKLLGLKVKGKPAEDDIKLGSLKLKPNTKIMMXGSREESLEEVLAPPPENDEVVNDFDIEEEVIEVENREENLAKIARRVKDYKVEEMNTPREGKRLLVLDVDYTLFDHKSCAETGQELMRPYLHEFLTSAYEDYDIVIWSATSMKWIDAKMKELGVTDNPNYKITFMLDSAAMITVHTPKRGVVEVKPLGVIWGKYREFYNKKNTIMFDDIGRNFLMNPQNGLKIRPFMKAHLNRDSDRELFKLSQYLREIAKLDSFTGLNHKHWERYLSKKQSQ, encoded by the exons ATGTCAGTGTCCGTGATCATTAAGTGGGGCGGCCAGGAGTACTCTATCAGCACCCTATCCGAAGAAGACACGGTCCTGGATCTCAAACAGTCCATCAAGTCCTTGACGGGAGTGCTGCCCGAGAGACAGAAACTTCTTGGGCTGAAGGTCAAAG GGAAACCAGCTGAGGATGACATCAAGCTGGGTTCTCTAAAGTTGAAGCCCAACACCAAGATCATGA atggaagcagagaggagagtcTG GAAGAGGTGTTAGCCCCGCCCCCGGAGAACGACGAGGTGGTCAACGACTTTGACATAGAGGAGGAGGTCATCGAGGTGGAGAACAG GGAAGAGAACCTGGCCAAGATCGCCCGAAGGGTCAAAGACTACAAGGTGGAAGAGATGAACACTCCGAGAGAGGGCAAGAGACTGCTGGTT CTGGATGTGGACTACACACTGttcg atcaCAAGTCGTGTGCAGAGACGGGTCAGGAGCTGATGAGACCGTACCTCCATGAGTTCCTCACCTCTGCTTATGAAGACTACGACATCGTAATCTGGT CTGCCACCAGTATGAAGTGGATAGACGCTAAGATGAAG GAGCTAGGAGTGACAGACAACCCTAACTACAAGATCACCTTCATGTTGGACAGTGCAGCTATGATCACCGTACACACTCCCAAGAGAGGggtagtggag gtgaaGCCGCTAGGTGTGATATGGGGGAAGTACAGAGAGTTCTACAACAAGAAGAACACCATCATGTTTGATGACATTGGCAGAAATTTCCTCATGAACCCACAGAATGGGCTGAAG ATTCGGCCGTTTATGAAGGCCCACCTGAacagagacagtgacagagagtTGTTCAAGCTGTCCCAGTACCTGAGGGAGATAGCCAAGCTGGACTCCTTCACCGGCCTCAACCACAAACACTGGGAgag gTACCTGTCTAAGAAGCAGAGCCAGTGA